In the Bacteroidota bacterium genome, TGCTCCGCAGAATTCATCTCTGAAACAGAATCATAGAAATACTACCTGGCTGGGTTCACCTCCTATTTTCCTGCCCAAGCGTCAGGAAAGCCCGAGTTTTTCGTCTAAACTTACATTCAATCCGCCCTGGTATATGTATTTGCTGAGAGGCTCCATTGAAATTTTTAAGATTGCCATGCCTTATGCCATAGCTTCCTGTCTGATTACCCTGTTTTATGTTGCAGTTTATTACCTGAGAGAGGAGGAAGGCCCGTTGATGCTTCTGACATCATCTACGTTTATCTTTTTCCTGTTGAGTTTTTCAAGTATGTTTTTTGGCTTATTCTTTAAATGGGGATTGGTTGGCAGGTATAGGAAAAATAATAAGCCCTTGTGGAGTACATTCGTATGGCGCAATGAATTCATTAATTCCATTAACGAATGCCTGGTTTATCCCATGTTCGAAAACATGACCCTGGGCACACCTTTTGCTCCATGGTTCTTTAGGTTGATGGGGTCGAAGATTGGCAGGAACGTCTACATGGAAACAACCGAAATTACCGAGTTTGATCTGGTTGAGATAAAGGATAATACGGTGTTGAATTTTGGTACTACCGTTCAAACCCATCTTTTTGAGGACAGGGTAATGAAAATGTCCAAGGTGAAGATTGGAACGGATTGTACTATTGGTGCAATGTCGGTGGTACTTTATGATACCGAGATGGGCGACAAATCCTGCCTGAAAGGACTTTCACTTCTGATGAAGGGTGAATCATTCCCTGCAAACACAAAATGGGAGGGGTCGCCGTCAGTCAGGATTTAGGCTTTACTAGCTGATCAGAGACTGTTTTGGCAATGGAAAAAATTAAGCTTTTAACTGAAGATATTCATATCTGGCAGGCATTTATTGACGATAGGTTCAATGACCTGATGGATATGAATATTTTTTGTGAAGAAGAAAAGCTCAGGGCAGAATCGTTCAAGTTCGATATCGACAGGTATTATTATCTGGCAAGGCATACACTTTTAAGAAAAATCCTGGGCAAATACCTTGATCCGGAGGAGATTAAATTTAAATATAACGATCATAAAAAGCCGGTATTGCTTATTTCTCCTTCATCCCCGGATTTGAATTTTAACCTGTCTTTTTCGTCCGGTCATTTCATTCTGGCTATCTGCCGGGGAACTGAAATAGGCGTTGATATTGAAAGGGTCAAAGAGTTGGATAAACTTGACCAGGTAGCCCGGACAAATTTTACGGCACGGGAATACCATCAGCTTATGGAACTTCCCGAAGAGCTGAGAAAACAATATTTTTTCAAACTTTGGACCCGGAAAGAAGCTGTCATGAAAGGGAAAGGAGAGGGGTTTTATCTTTCACCCCTTGATTTTGAAATTTCTTTCAGGAAGATGGACGGCATTCAGCAGGTAATTATTCCTGGTGCCAAGCGTAAAGATAATACCTGGAAGGTGTCAGGCGTTCATACTTCAGAAAATTGCGAAGCAGCTGTTGCCACTCAAAAAACAAATTTCAAAATAAGTTATTTTGAATTTTTAATTTGATTTTTTACTATCTTTCCTAAAATTAAAAAACTAAATAAAAACTTAACATTATGGCAAAAGACAAAACTCCTTTGAAGGAAAAGCAGAATAAGAAAGAGCCTGAAAAATCCCTCAAAGAAAAAAGAGCAGCCAAAAAGGCCAAACGTGAAAGTAAAAGGGACTGATAACCTGATAAGTTGTTTTCCTTTTTTTTTATGAATTTTAGAACCCCTGGCAGTATAAATCCCGGGGTTTTTTTATTGATTTTTTATGATGTTTTTAATTCTTTTAACCTTCAAAATATATAATTTCTTTTCTTTTTATTTTAACATCTTTCACATTTTAAATCAAAAATATAAGCGGCATATTGAGGATTGATTTTGTTTATATTTCACAAAGGGGGGTGGGGATTTTTTTTGAAAATGTAGAGAATGTCAAAAAATCTTATTTACTTTGTGCCCTATTAAATAAAAGATTGTTTTTAAATATCATCCTAGTAATAAGCACGTTATGAGTAGTGAAGCAATAATTTTATTCTTTTTAGTCGGAGCTTTTCTGGTGGGAGTAGCTATACTTTTTTCCAGTTTTGTGCCTCCAACTTCTACAAATCCTGTAAAGAATGATCCTTATGAATGTGGAATTCCTACGCAGGGTGTTGCATGGTTGCAATTTAATATTGGTTACTACCTTTATGCCATATTGTTTTTGGTCTTCGATGTAGAAACAGTGTTTTTGTTTCCATGGGCTGTTGTCATGAAACAAGTCGGTGCGGTTGCATTTGTTGAAATTGTTATTTTCTTTTTGATATTAGGTTTAGGTTTGTTGTACGCATGGAAGAAAGGGGCTTTGAAATGGCTATAAAGACTAAAGAAAAAGTACTGGTTCCGTTTGATAGATTAGCAGAAGAAGTTCAGGAACAATCTGCTGGAAATGTTATCGTTACAAGTGTTGATGCTGTTCTGGATTGGGGAAGGGCAAATTCCTTATGGCCTTTGACTTTCGCAACAAGTTGTTGTGCTTTCG is a window encoding:
- a CDS encoding 4'-phosphopantetheinyl transferase superfamily protein, whose protein sequence is MEKIKLLTEDIHIWQAFIDDRFNDLMDMNIFCEEEKLRAESFKFDIDRYYYLARHTLLRKILGKYLDPEEIKFKYNDHKKPVLLISPSSPDLNFNLSFSSGHFILAICRGTEIGVDIERVKELDKLDQVARTNFTAREYHQLMELPEELRKQYFFKLWTRKEAVMKGKGEGFYLSPLDFEISFRKMDGIQQVIIPGAKRKDNTWKVSGVHTSENCEAAVATQKTNFKISYFEFLI
- a CDS encoding NADH-quinone oxidoreductase subunit A; amino-acid sequence: MSSEAIILFFLVGAFLVGVAILFSSFVPPTSTNPVKNDPYECGIPTQGVAWLQFNIGYYLYAILFLVFDVETVFLFPWAVVMKQVGAVAFVEIVIFFLILGLGLLYAWKKGALKWL